The window GTGGCGGCACCGAACTCCTGGTCGAAGCCCTGACGCCAACGCTCGAGATGGTGTTTACCGAACTCACCGAACAAGCAGAACAGGAAGCTGCGGCGGCAGCCGTGCGACGTTCCGCCTGAACGAGATCGTCAAGACGCTTATGGCCGAAGACACCGCCATCATCGTGACCGAGAATCTAACGCGCCGTTTCGGGGCGTTCACTGCCGTCGATCGTGTCACCTTTCAAGTTCAACGCGGTGAGGTGTTCGGATTTCTCGGCTCCAACGGCTCGGGGAAATCGACCACCATTCGCATGCTCTGCGGGCTGCTGGCACCGACAGAAGGCGCGGCGCGCGTCGCCGGTCTCAATATCCGCACCCAGGCCCGCCAGATCAGCACGCGCATTGGCTATATGTCGCAAAAGGTGTCGCTCTATACCAATCTGACCGTGCAAGAGAACGTGACCTTTTTCGGCGGGTTGTACAGCCTCTCCTCAGCGCAGATCGCCGCGCGCCAAGCCACGCTATTTCCCCGCCTCGGTCTCAGTGGCCAGGATCGCGCCTTGGTGCGCGCCCTGCCCAGCGGCATTAAGCAGCGCATCGCCCTCGCCTGTTCGCTGCTCCACGATCCAGACATCGTGTTTCTCGACGAGCCGACGGCGGGCGTGGACCTCATTAATCGTCAGGTCTTTTGGCAACTGATCCGTGACCTCGCCGCCGAAGGCAAGACCTTGTTCGTGACTACGCATTATCTCGACGAGATGGAACATGCCCATCATGTCGGCTTTATCGATCAAGGCAAGCTGATCGGTTTCGACACACCGCTGGGGCTCAAAATCGCTTTCGTCGGCGGCTATCGCGTGCGGCTCCTCCATGACAATTCCACGGTGCTCGTCACCGCCGCCACCGCACTGCGTACCGCCGGGTACGATACCAAGGAAGAAGCAGGAGAGACGTTCTTGCTGTTGGCGGACAATACGCGCGAACGCTTGGACCGTCTCCGCTCCGACTTGCACCGCCAGCACCCGACCTTGGAGTACACTGCCGCGCTCCCCTCCATCGAGGAGGTCTTTGCCGGCAAGATTCGCCAACGTCAACAAAAGGCGGAAACCGACTCATGAACACTCTGCGCCACAAACTGGGCCGTCTGCGTATTCTCCTCTGGCGCGAGTTCGTCGAGCTGCGGCGCGACCGCTTCACTCTCGCCGTCATGCTGCTGATTCCCGTCTTCCAGATTACCTTGCTGGCCTACGCGATCACCACCGATTTCGATCATCTCCCGCTCTGCGTGCTCGATCGCTCGCAGACCCGCGCCAGTCGCCAGTTTCAGAGCGATATCGCTGCCACCCGCTATTTCACCATCACGCCGCTACGCGACCTCAGCGAGATCGACTCGTTCTTCGGACGCCAACATTGCCGCGCCGCCGTGCTCATTCCCAGCGACTTCAGCGAACTCATCGAAAACCGCGAAGAGGTGCGTCTGGGGCTCGTGCTCGATGCCTCGGACACTACCCTCGCCACCAGCACCGAAGGGTTTCTCACCGGCATTGCTCGCACGTTTTATACCCACACACGCATGGAGCGCACGCCGCTCACCGAACGGAACCTGCGTCCGGCCAATGTTGCAGCCATCACCCCGCGCGTGCGGGTGCTCTTCAACCCCACGCTGTCGAGCATCGCCTACACCATCCCCGGCCTGCTCGGCATGATCTGCATGTTCTTGACCGTCCTCATCACCGCCATCTCTCTGGTGCGCGAACGCGAAGCCGGAACGTTGGAACAGTTGCTGGTTACGCCGGTCACGCCGCTTGAGGTCGTGCTCGGCAAAATTCTGCCCTTCGGCATCGTGGCTATGGGCGCCATCACCGCCAGCGTGTTCTTCAGCCGCCTTATTTTTGGCGTCTATCCGGTCGGGAATGTCTGGCTGCTTTTGGGTATAACGCCGATCTTTCTCTTGATCGGGCTGTCGATGGGGCTGCTAATTTCCAGTCTGGCAAAGTCGTCGGTGGATGCGGTCCAGCGTAGCGTCCTCATCATGGTGCCGCAGATGATGCTCTCCGACTTTCTCTTCCCTCTCTCCCTGATGGCGCTCCCGTTCCGCGTGCTCGGTGAAATCATTCCGCTCACGCACTACCTGCGCATCACACGCGGAGTCTACATGAAGGGGCAAGGGTTCAACGAACTGTGGCTGGAGATCGTCATTCTGTGTGGGTTTCTCTTTCTCATTCTGGCGCGCGTGTCGCGCACGATCAAACGCAATGACTAACGCAATGACTCACGCAACAACTTACGAAAGAGGCAAACATGCGGCTGCGTAACGTTCTTGCCATGGCGCGCAAAGAAGGGCGGACGATGCGGCGGGACCACGGACTCCTCGCCGCGATCCTCGTCCAGCCAGTGCTCTATCTAGTGCTGTTCGGCCTCGCCGTGACCAACGAGGTCAACAACGCGGCGTGGGTCGTGTACGACCAATCGCAAAGCGTGCTGTCCCGTCAGCTCATCACCGACCTCACGTCGCTGACGGCGCTGCGCGAGCCGCAGTTCGTTTTCAGCGAGGCTGCGGTGGTGGATTTTCTGCGTCAGAAAGACGGGCTGGCCGGAGTGGTGATTCCCTGGAACTTCGACGACAAACTCGAACGCGGCCAAGAAACCCCCATTCAAGTGTTGTTGAACGGCGCCAAGACCGCGAGCGCACTGCGCTTGGGCAACTACATTTCGCAAACCGCCAGCGCCTTCTCTTTTACCCAACTGCCCACCCGCGACCGCGGCGAACAGAGGTTCTCCGAGCCGCGCGTCTCCATCGAGAAGCGCTATTGGTACAATCCGGGGTTACAGGACCGCTTCGGTTTGCTGTCCGCCATGCCGGCCAACATGCTGACGCAAATCTGTCTGATGATTGCGGCGATAGGTTTGGTCGGGGAACGCGAGCGCGGCACCTTCGAGCAATTGCTGTCCACGCCGCTATCGCTCACGGAAATCATGCTGGGGAAAATGATTCCTTACATCGGGATCGGTTTTCTCTCGCTCGCCATCCTGCAAGGCGGCGGGTATCTGTTCTACGGCATTGCCATCAAAGGCAGCTTGCTGCTGCTGGCCGTGACCGCACTCATCTTCATGTTCGCTACCATGGCGTTCGGCGTATTCTTTTCCGCGCGGGCGCGGCACGTGCAACAAGCGATCTTCATGGGCTTCTTCGTGATGTTCCCCTCCATCATGATTACCGGCATCTTAGTTCCCACCGACAACTATCCGCCATTCATTAGCGCCCTGTCGCACTGCCTCCCGGCGCGCTATTTCGCCCATGCGCTCCATGCCATCGTGCTCAAGGGCTCGGGGTTCGCCGAAGTGCAAACCGATCTGCTGTTTCTGAGCGGGTTTTTTGTCGTGTCCCTGGCCGCTGCCGTGAAAGTGACCAAGGCGAAGTTGGGGTGAGCTGTAGCGCAAAGCGCCGCAGAGGTCAGCCCCACCCGAATGGAACAGGAATCGTAACCTCCTTCCGTTGTCCCGCTCCTTGCTCAGCTACCCCCGGATGCGATAGGTAGAGCAGGCGAATTTCCCCCGAGATAGGAACACCTATGGCAGAACCCCAACAACAACGCTTTTCTCTGATTACCGAAGAAGCCCTAACCGCCTTGCGCCGGTTGATCGGCATCCCCATCGAGGATTCTCTCGAACCCTGGTGCTATGAAGCGACCCGCGACAATATCCGCCACTATGCCCACGGCATCGGCGACGACAATCCGCTGTGGTGCGATCCCGCCTACGCTGCCACCACTCGATACAGAGACGTGCTCGCGCCGCCGTCGTTCGTGTTTCCCCTGAATCGCATCCTCAGCGGTTATGTCGGCGGACTGCCCGGCGTGCACGCCATGTGGGCAGGGGCGAATTTGACCTGGCATACACCAATGCGGCGTGGCGACGCCTTCACCACCAAACCTTGGCTGAAAGACTTGGTGGAACATGAAACGCGCTTCGCCGGTCGTGCGATTCAGCAGATCTACCACGTGGATTATTACAACCAGCATAACGAACTCGTGGCCGGCGGCGACAGTTGGTGTTTCCGTACCGAGCGCGACACCGCGCGCGAGCGTGGCACCAAGTACGATGAGGTGAAACAGAAAAAGCCGGTCTCTTATTCTCGCGAGGATCTAGCCAAAATCTTTCAGCTCTATGCCGAGGAAGAAATCCGGGGAGCCACGCCGCGCTACATCGAAGAGGTCACAGTCGGCGACAAGCTGCCCACCATGGCCAAAGGACCGATGACTGTGACCGGCTTCATCGCCTATGCCCAGGGCTGGGGCGGGCTCTACATTCGCGCCAACAAACTGGCCTGGAAACAACTGCGCAAACATCCCGGTCTAGGCATTGCCGACCGCTTCGGCATTCCCGACGTACCGGAGCGCGTGCATTGGGACAGCGAACTGGCGGCGCTGGTCGGCACTCCGGATGCCTACGATTACGGACCGGAGCGCACCTCATGGATGATGCATCATCTGACGAATTGGATGGGCGATGACGGATTCCTCCGTCATTTTTCGGCGGAGATTCGCCGCCATAATCCAGTGGGCGATACGTTGTATATCAATGGGGAAGTGACAGGAGTCTTCCACGAGAACGGCGAACATCTGGTGGAGATCGCGCAAACGGCTGTCAATCAGGACGGGGAGTTGTCGGTTAGAGCGAAAGGCATCGTGCGATTACCGTCGCGGGTGTGAGTCTCGTCTGGGCGCGGCCCACCGCACTCAAGGCTGGGCTTAAATAGGTCCTACGATTTCCACCACGAACGTGTCGGGCTGGACGTTGACCGGCCCGAGGATATTGAAGCCGCTGACCTTGACCCCGGGGGCCGAGACCGCCAGGCTCTGCACCTTATTGTTGTACCCATAGCGCCCTTTCATCGCGCCGCCTAATTGCGACCCACCCATATTGCCACCGCAGGTCGCGCTTTTCAGCGTGATGTTCGCTTTAGAAATGATAATAGGCGGCCAAGCATCAGGATGAATCGGGACATCGGCAACGATGGTGTCGCCAGGTTGGACATTCGCCGACGCTAACGCATCGTTAATCGTGCGAAAATCGCAAAACCCGCGCTGATAGCTGGGCACGGCTCGGCCTCGTCGTTCGCTGCGGACTGGACACACCGTCCAATGTTTCGCAATTGCGCCATAACGACCAGGCTTACAGATTGTCGCTCCAATCGCTTTGCGACACACAGAAGCGGTCATGCCCACCGTGGAGAGCGACGGTACCTCGATTTCACCGCGATCGAAGCGCGAGCGCGAGCGAACGATGTTCCCGGTCGAGGCAGCGTCGAACTTAATGCCGGTCCTACCCGGGGTCACCGAGTTATAGACCAGCATGGACGCCACGTCCGTGCCCGTCGAGTTGGTCACGAGGAGCTGATCGAGCTTCGCGGAAAAAACGAAGACGCCCATGATCCGTGTGTTGGTCGCCTGATCTACATGGACACCATAGCCCTGGGATTGTCGCACCCGCGACTCCCAGATTTCGTTGCCGTCCCCATGCCCGATGTACATACCGGCACGACCACCCGACCCGCAGAAGCCTGCCACA of the Deltaproteobacteria bacterium genome contains:
- a CDS encoding ABC transporter ATP-binding protein, with the translated sequence MAEDTAIIVTENLTRRFGAFTAVDRVTFQVQRGEVFGFLGSNGSGKSTTIRMLCGLLAPTEGAARVAGLNIRTQARQISTRIGYMSQKVSLYTNLTVQENVTFFGGLYSLSSAQIAARQATLFPRLGLSGQDRALVRALPSGIKQRIALACSLLHDPDIVFLDEPTAGVDLINRQVFWQLIRDLAAEGKTLFVTTHYLDEMEHAHHVGFIDQGKLIGFDTPLGLKIAFVGGYRVRLLHDNSTVLVTAATALRTAGYDTKEEAGETFLLLADNTRERLDRLRSDLHRQHPTLEYTAALPSIEEVFAGKIRQRQQKAETDS
- a CDS encoding ABC transporter permease → MNTLRHKLGRLRILLWREFVELRRDRFTLAVMLLIPVFQITLLAYAITTDFDHLPLCVLDRSQTRASRQFQSDIAATRYFTITPLRDLSEIDSFFGRQHCRAAVLIPSDFSELIENREEVRLGLVLDASDTTLATSTEGFLTGIARTFYTHTRMERTPLTERNLRPANVAAITPRVRVLFNPTLSSIAYTIPGLLGMICMFLTVLITAISLVREREAGTLEQLLVTPVTPLEVVLGKILPFGIVAMGAITASVFFSRLIFGVYPVGNVWLLLGITPIFLLIGLSMGLLISSLAKSSVDAVQRSVLIMVPQMMLSDFLFPLSLMALPFRVLGEIIPLTHYLRITRGVYMKGQGFNELWLEIVILCGFLFLILARVSRTIKRND
- a CDS encoding ABC transporter permease → MRLRNVLAMARKEGRTMRRDHGLLAAILVQPVLYLVLFGLAVTNEVNNAAWVVYDQSQSVLSRQLITDLTSLTALREPQFVFSEAAVVDFLRQKDGLAGVVIPWNFDDKLERGQETPIQVLLNGAKTASALRLGNYISQTASAFSFTQLPTRDRGEQRFSEPRVSIEKRYWYNPGLQDRFGLLSAMPANMLTQICLMIAAIGLVGERERGTFEQLLSTPLSLTEIMLGKMIPYIGIGFLSLAILQGGGYLFYGIAIKGSLLLLAVTALIFMFATMAFGVFFSARARHVQQAIFMGFFVMFPSIMITGILVPTDNYPPFISALSHCLPARYFAHALHAIVLKGSGFAEVQTDLLFLSGFFVVSLAAAVKVTKAKLG
- a CDS encoding MaoC family dehydratase N-terminal domain-containing protein, which encodes MAEPQQQRFSLITEEALTALRRLIGIPIEDSLEPWCYEATRDNIRHYAHGIGDDNPLWCDPAYAATTRYRDVLAPPSFVFPLNRILSGYVGGLPGVHAMWAGANLTWHTPMRRGDAFTTKPWLKDLVEHETRFAGRAIQQIYHVDYYNQHNELVAGGDSWCFRTERDTARERGTKYDEVKQKKPVSYSREDLAKIFQLYAEEEIRGATPRYIEEVTVGDKLPTMAKGPMTVTGFIAYAQGWGGLYIRANKLAWKQLRKHPGLGIADRFGIPDVPERVHWDSELAALVGTPDAYDYGPERTSWMMHHLTNWMGDDGFLRHFSAEIRRHNPVGDTLYINGEVTGVFHENGEHLVEIAQTAVNQDGELSVRAKGIVRLPSRV
- a CDS encoding right-handed parallel beta-helix repeat-containing protein, which encodes MKRLMFPFFLSVVVVTVLTATVTPGAVLTQITCPGGVGCTGPDYIVPASQTVQGLFLRLEGQVKVETGATFRDSQVFCNGSTARHGVTLDGVNNAKLINVDVAGFCGSGGRAGMYIGHGDGNEIWESRVRQSQGYGVHVDQATNTRIMGVFVFSAKLDQLLVTNSTGTDVASMLVYNSVTPGRTGIKFDAASTGNIVRSRSRFDRGEIEVPSLSTVGMTASVCRKAIGATICKPGRYGAIAKHWTVCPVRSERRGRAVPSYQRGFCDFRTINDALASANVQPGDTIVADVPIHPDAWPPIIISKANITLKSATCGGNMGGSQLGGAMKGRYGYNNKVQSLAVSAPGVKVSGFNILGPVNVQPDTFVVEIVGPI